The following proteins are encoded in a genomic region of Alistipes shahii WAL 8301:
- a CDS encoding sodium-translocating pyrophosphatase, whose amino-acid sequence MNIPSIFWIVPAASVVALSFAWAFYRLMKREDEGTPRMREIAAHVRKGAMAYLRQQYKVVGIVFAVLALFFAWLAYGAGVQNGWVPFAFITGGFFSGLAGYFGMKTATYASARTANAARQSLDRGLKVAFRSGAVMGLVVVGLGLLDISFWYVILNHFVEVAGPQKLVVITTTMLTFGMGASTQALFARVGGGIYTKAADVGADLVGKVEAGIPEDDPRNPATIADNVGDNVGDVAGMGADLYESYCGSILATAALGAAAFSSAGSEALQIKAVMAPMLIAAVGILLSILGIFLVRTKEGATMRELLRSLGVGVNFSSLLIAAATFGILCLLGVENWVGLSFSVITGLVAGIVIGQATEYFTSHSYKPTQKIAGSAQTGPATVIIAGIGSGMISTAIPVVTIGVAIILAYLCAIGFDIENMMAPQNMSMGLYGIGIAAVGMLSTLGITLATDAYGPIADNAGGNAEMSGLGPEVRKRTDALDALGNTTAATGKGFAIGSAALTALALLASYIEEIRIGLIHNGVTMLEMSDGTMRFVQDASILDFMEYYRVSLMNPTVLIGVFIGAMMSFLFCGLTMNAVGRAAQSMVEEVRRQFREIKGILTGEGTPDYARCVAISTRGAQREMLFPSLLAIAAPVVVGLVFGVAGVMGLLVGGLSSGFVLAVFMANAGGAWDNAKKMVEEGHFGGKGSDCHRATVVGDTVGDPFKDTSGPSLNILIKLMSMVAIVMAGLTVAFHLF is encoded by the coding sequence ATGAACATTCCTTCGATTTTCTGGATCGTGCCTGCCGCGTCCGTCGTCGCCCTGTCCTTCGCATGGGCGTTTTACCGCCTGATGAAGCGCGAGGACGAGGGTACGCCGCGCATGCGCGAGATCGCCGCGCACGTGCGCAAGGGCGCCATGGCCTACCTGCGCCAGCAGTACAAGGTCGTCGGCATCGTCTTCGCGGTGCTGGCGTTGTTTTTCGCCTGGCTGGCCTACGGCGCCGGGGTGCAGAACGGCTGGGTTCCCTTCGCCTTCATCACCGGCGGCTTTTTCTCGGGGCTTGCGGGCTACTTCGGCATGAAGACCGCGACCTACGCTTCGGCCCGTACGGCCAATGCCGCGCGGCAGTCGCTGGACCGCGGCCTGAAGGTCGCATTCCGCAGCGGTGCGGTGATGGGACTGGTGGTCGTGGGCCTCGGCCTGCTCGACATTTCGTTCTGGTACGTCATTCTGAACCATTTCGTCGAGGTCGCCGGGCCGCAGAAGCTCGTGGTCATCACCACGACGATGCTGACCTTCGGCATGGGCGCCTCGACGCAGGCTCTGTTCGCGCGTGTCGGCGGCGGCATCTACACCAAGGCGGCCGACGTGGGCGCCGACCTGGTGGGCAAGGTCGAAGCGGGCATCCCCGAGGACGATCCGCGCAATCCCGCGACCATCGCCGACAACGTGGGCGACAACGTGGGCGACGTGGCCGGCATGGGCGCCGACCTTTACGAGAGCTACTGCGGTTCGATCCTCGCCACGGCGGCGCTGGGCGCTGCGGCCTTCTCCTCGGCCGGTTCCGAGGCGTTGCAGATCAAGGCCGTGATGGCCCCGATGCTGATCGCCGCGGTGGGCATCCTGCTCTCGATCCTCGGCATCTTCCTCGTGCGCACGAAGGAGGGGGCCACGATGCGCGAACTGCTCCGTTCGCTGGGCGTGGGCGTCAATTTCAGCTCGCTGCTGATCGCCGCCGCCACGTTCGGCATCCTCTGCCTGCTGGGCGTCGAGAACTGGGTCGGACTCTCGTTCTCGGTCATCACGGGCCTCGTGGCGGGCATCGTCATCGGGCAGGCCACGGAATACTTCACCTCCCATTCTTATAAACCGACGCAGAAGATCGCCGGGAGCGCCCAGACAGGCCCTGCGACGGTCATCATCGCCGGCATCGGCTCGGGAATGATCTCCACGGCCATCCCCGTCGTGACGATCGGCGTGGCGATCATCCTTGCCTACCTCTGCGCCATCGGCTTCGACATCGAGAATATGATGGCTCCGCAGAATATGTCGATGGGTCTCTACGGCATCGGCATCGCGGCCGTGGGCATGCTCTCGACGCTGGGCATCACGCTGGCCACGGACGCCTACGGCCCTATCGCCGACAATGCGGGCGGCAATGCCGAGATGAGCGGCCTCGGCCCCGAGGTCCGCAAACGCACCGACGCGCTCGACGCGCTGGGCAACACCACGGCCGCCACGGGCAAGGGCTTCGCCATCGGATCGGCGGCCCTGACGGCCCTCGCGCTGCTGGCCTCCTATATCGAGGAGATCCGCATCGGTCTGATCCACAACGGGGTGACGATGCTCGAAATGTCCGACGGGACGATGCGCTTCGTGCAGGACGCCTCGATTCTCGATTTCATGGAATATTACCGCGTGTCGCTGATGAACCCCACGGTGCTGATCGGCGTCTTCATCGGCGCGATGATGTCGTTCCTCTTCTGCGGGCTGACGATGAACGCCGTGGGCCGCGCCGCGCAGAGCATGGTCGAGGAGGTGCGCCGCCAGTTCCGCGAGATCAAGGGCATCCTCACGGGCGAGGGAACGCCCGACTACGCGCGCTGCGTCGCCATTTCGACCCGCGGTGCGCAGCGTGAGATGCTGTTTCCGAGCCTGCTGGCCATCGCCGCTCCGGTCGTTGTCGGACTGGTCTTCGGGGTGGCGGGCGTAATGGGCCTTCTGGTCGGCGGATTGAGTTCCGGTTTCGTGCTGGCGGTCTTCATGGCCAATGCCGGGGGCGCCTGGGACAATGCCAAGAAGATGGTCGAGGAGGGGCACTTCGGCGGCAAGGGTTCCGACTGCCACCGGGCCACGGTCGTGGGCGATACGGTCGGCGATCCCTTCAAGGATACGTCGGGTCCGTCGCTCAACATTCTCATCAAACTGATGTCGATGGTCGCGATCGTGATGGCGGGGCTTACGGTCGCCTTCCATTTATTCTGA
- the mscL gene encoding large conductance mechanosensitive channel protein MscL, translated as MAFLKEFKEFALKGNVMDMAVGVIIGGAFGKIVSSLVNDILMPPIGALIGNTDFSQLRLDISKVRDVTSNAMHSVGDMVTGGGDPAQAAAAAEPIYWNYGAFIQQCVDFTILALCVFLMVKLMNRLMKKKEEAPAPAPEPPAPTKEELLLTEIRDLLKEQKK; from the coding sequence ATGGCATTTCTCAAAGAATTCAAGGAGTTCGCCCTCAAAGGCAACGTAATGGACATGGCCGTCGGCGTGATCATCGGCGGCGCGTTCGGCAAAATCGTATCGTCGCTCGTGAACGACATCCTGATGCCGCCCATCGGCGCGCTGATCGGAAACACCGACTTCTCGCAGCTGCGGCTCGACATCTCGAAAGTCCGCGACGTGACGTCGAACGCCATGCACTCCGTGGGCGACATGGTGACCGGAGGAGGCGATCCCGCGCAGGCTGCCGCAGCGGCAGAACCGATCTACTGGAACTACGGCGCATTCATCCAGCAGTGCGTGGATTTCACGATCCTGGCGCTCTGCGTGTTCCTGATGGTCAAGCTGATGAACCGGCTGATGAAGAAAAAGGAAGAGGCTCCGGCTCCCGCTCCCGAACCGCCCGCACCGACGAAAGAGGAGCTGCTGCTCACCGAAATCCGCGACCTGCTGAAAGAGCAGAAGAAATAA
- a CDS encoding sodium:solute symporter → MTPAAVTATVLGYIAVLFAVAWASGRRADNAGFFTGNRRTPWYMAAFAMIGAAMSGVTFISVPGSVAADSFSYMQMVAGFTVGQLIVAFVLIPTFYRLRVVSLYEYLDNRFGVKSHRTGAWFFFISKMLGAALRVYVVCAVMQLLVFSHYGFPFWGNALVTMFFVWLYTRQGGVKSLIWTDTLKTFCLVASLVLSIVFIMRGLGLSFADTAREVSASPMSRIFFFDDPASGRYFWKMFAAGIVLLVAMTGLDQDMMQRNLSCATPRDSQKNIVLTAVSQIFVIFLFLVLGVLLYLYMERSGMAAPAKSDQVFSLVAVEGGLPLIVGILFVVGLISSTYSAAGSALTALTTSFTVDMLEGTKRYGDARLTRIRRGVHVAMALGMAGVILAFEYWADDSVINLVYKVASYTYGPILGMFAFGMFTRLKVRDRWMPLVALAAPALSALVQWWALKTWDYQIGFELLIYNAAFTMIGMLLLVKRHEK, encoded by the coding sequence ATGACTCCTGCCGCCGTTACCGCCACCGTCCTGGGCTACATAGCCGTCCTTTTCGCCGTCGCATGGGCCTCGGGCCGCCGTGCCGACAACGCCGGCTTCTTCACCGGCAACCGCCGCACCCCGTGGTACATGGCGGCTTTCGCCATGATCGGCGCCGCGATGTCGGGCGTGACCTTCATTTCGGTCCCCGGCTCGGTCGCCGCCGACTCGTTTTCCTACATGCAGATGGTCGCGGGCTTCACGGTGGGGCAGCTGATTGTGGCTTTCGTCCTGATTCCCACGTTCTACCGCCTGCGGGTCGTCTCGCTCTACGAGTACCTCGATAACCGTTTCGGCGTAAAGTCACACCGCACCGGGGCGTGGTTTTTCTTCATTTCGAAGATGCTGGGCGCCGCGCTGCGCGTCTATGTGGTCTGTGCCGTGATGCAGCTGCTGGTCTTTTCGCACTACGGCTTCCCGTTCTGGGGCAACGCCCTCGTCACGATGTTTTTCGTCTGGCTCTACACCCGGCAGGGCGGCGTCAAGTCGCTGATCTGGACCGATACGCTCAAGACTTTCTGCCTCGTGGCGAGCCTCGTGCTGTCGATCGTCTTCATCATGCGGGGGCTGGGTCTCTCGTTCGCCGATACGGCCCGCGAGGTTTCCGCTTCGCCCATGTCGCGCATTTTCTTCTTCGACGATCCCGCTTCGGGCCGCTATTTCTGGAAAATGTTCGCCGCGGGTATCGTCCTGCTGGTGGCCATGACCGGACTCGATCAGGACATGATGCAGCGCAATTTGAGCTGCGCCACGCCGCGCGACTCGCAGAAGAACATCGTGCTGACGGCTGTGAGCCAGATTTTCGTGATCTTTCTGTTCCTCGTGCTGGGCGTGCTGCTCTATTTGTACATGGAGCGCAGCGGCATGGCCGCACCCGCCAAGAGCGATCAGGTCTTTTCGCTGGTCGCTGTCGAAGGCGGATTGCCGCTTATCGTTGGCATTCTGTTTGTTGTAGGACTTATTTCAAGTACTTATTCAGCTGCCGGGTCGGCCCTCACGGCTCTCACGACCTCTTTCACGGTGGATATGCTCGAAGGCACGAAACGCTATGGCGACGCACGCCTCACGCGCATCCGCCGCGGGGTCCACGTGGCGATGGCGCTCGGGATGGCCGGCGTGATCCTGGCCTTCGAGTACTGGGCCGACGACAGCGTCATCAATCTGGTCTACAAGGTCGCCAGCTATACCTACGGTCCGATTCTGGGCATGTTCGCCTTCGGGATGTTCACGCGTCTGAAGGTCCGCGACCGCTGGATGCCGCTGGTGGCCCTCGCGGCCCCGGCATTGAGTGCGCTGGTGCAGTGGTGGGCGCTGAAGACCTGGGATTATCAGATTGGTTTCGAACTGTTGATTTACAATGCCGCCTTTACGATGATCGGCATGCTGCTGCTTGTGAAACGCCATGAAAAATAA
- a CDS encoding xanthan lyase gives MKNKVLYTLISLFALGNVSAAEIGSATRQEIGRTLSRIVSREVTSGYQKPEPITVRVQAVKASRSRVRIYATAALANYPFREENLRAMRDSVRALLPHEFRKAAVELYTDGREASELIPLACRNATQLRKAVDKKKIVLFTNRSGRPLVTRLSAPETPGRGLSGRHIALWQSHGRYFDQTENRWKWQRSALWQTCEDLYTQSYVLPYLVPMLENAGACVLLPRERDVQKYEVLADNDAAGQYAEEGAWESGGAGFAHLRQVYHTGENPFRDGTTRRVRTVTGGATGRAVWQADIPERGEYAVYVSYESTPESADDAHYTVRHLGGETSFAVNQTMGGGTWIYLGRFPFAAGRQEVVTLSNRSRTGGRIVSADAVKIGGGYGNVARTSCDSLRLPGAEHAGETSGYPRFCEGARYWLQWAGFPEEVYTPKNNTDDYKDDYMSRAHWVNALMGGSERLPDSAGLRIPVDMALAFHSDAGVRDGDGIIGTLGIFFTRENKGKFQGGADRYRSRDLTDLVQTQIVEDIRRTCEPAWSRRGMWNRAYYEARVPGVPTMLLELLSHQNFADMRLGHDPRFKFLVSRAVYKGILRYVSSQYDLPYVVQPLPVEAFAAEFAGAGEVALSWSPAMDPLEATAAPTGYVVYTRVDDGGFDNGRYVDKPRLTVRQEPGRTYSYRVTAVNEGGESFPSETLAACRVPDEKGCVLIVNGFDRVSAPQSERNDSLAGFRMDLDGGVADRQDIAFIGAQRVFDLAQARCNVDSVALGACACDWETDVIGGNTFDYPALHGRSVAAAGYSFCSASARAVERGEVSLEAYPAVDLILGKQRTTPLGRGVCEAAFRTFPPELQAVLRRYLAGGGGLFASGSYVAADLWAEGTPEEGRAFAREVLRIDSDGGHPSDRGRVRVMTSDASFSRGEYRFNTEYRRDRYVVERADALKPAGAGALAVMRYDDSGRTAAVACDAGGRTFVAGFPFESIPDGVQRDRLMRDVLRFLFSDK, from the coding sequence ATGAAAAATAAGGTTTTATACACTCTTATCTCACTCTTTGCTTTAGGTAATGTCTCCGCCGCGGAAATCGGTTCCGCGACGCGGCAGGAGATCGGCCGGACCCTTTCGCGCATCGTTTCGCGCGAGGTGACGAGCGGTTACCAGAAACCGGAGCCGATCACCGTGCGCGTTCAGGCCGTCAAGGCCTCGCGCAGCCGGGTGCGGATCTACGCCACGGCGGCGTTGGCCAACTATCCCTTCCGCGAGGAGAACCTGCGGGCCATGCGCGACTCGGTGCGCGCCCTGCTGCCGCATGAGTTCCGTAAGGCCGCCGTCGAACTTTACACCGACGGTCGTGAGGCCTCCGAGTTGATTCCGCTGGCCTGCCGCAACGCCACGCAGCTGCGCAAAGCGGTCGATAAGAAGAAGATCGTGCTTTTCACCAACCGCTCCGGGCGTCCGCTCGTGACGCGCCTTTCGGCTCCCGAGACCCCCGGACGGGGACTTTCGGGACGCCATATCGCCCTGTGGCAGAGCCACGGACGCTATTTCGACCAGACGGAGAACCGCTGGAAATGGCAGCGTTCGGCGCTCTGGCAGACCTGCGAGGACCTCTATACGCAAAGTTATGTCTTGCCGTACCTGGTTCCGATGCTCGAAAACGCCGGGGCATGCGTGCTGCTGCCGCGCGAACGCGACGTGCAGAAATACGAAGTGCTGGCCGACAACGACGCCGCCGGGCAGTATGCGGAGGAGGGGGCGTGGGAGAGCGGCGGCGCGGGCTTCGCGCACCTCCGGCAGGTCTATCATACGGGCGAAAATCCCTTCCGCGACGGCACGACGCGCCGTGTGCGTACCGTGACCGGCGGGGCCACGGGCCGTGCCGTGTGGCAGGCCGACATTCCCGAGCGGGGCGAATATGCGGTTTATGTGAGCTACGAATCGACGCCCGAAAGCGCCGACGACGCGCATTATACGGTCCGCCACCTCGGCGGCGAGACCTCGTTTGCCGTCAATCAGACGATGGGCGGCGGGACGTGGATTTACCTCGGGCGTTTTCCCTTCGCCGCCGGACGGCAGGAGGTCGTGACCCTTTCGAACCGTTCGCGGACGGGCGGGCGCATCGTCTCGGCCGACGCGGTGAAGATCGGCGGCGGCTACGGCAACGTGGCCCGCACGTCCTGCGACTCGCTGCGCCTGCCCGGCGCGGAGCATGCCGGGGAGACCAGCGGTTACCCGCGTTTCTGCGAGGGTGCGCGCTACTGGCTTCAGTGGGCGGGATTTCCGGAAGAGGTCTATACGCCGAAAAACAACACCGACGACTACAAGGACGACTACATGTCGCGCGCCCATTGGGTCAATGCCCTGATGGGCGGTTCGGAGCGTCTGCCCGACTCCGCGGGGCTGCGCATTCCGGTCGACATGGCGCTGGCGTTCCACTCCGACGCCGGGGTGCGCGACGGCGACGGCATCATCGGCACGCTGGGCATCTTCTTCACCCGCGAGAACAAGGGCAAATTCCAGGGCGGGGCCGACCGCTACCGTTCGCGCGACCTGACGGACCTCGTGCAGACGCAGATCGTCGAGGATATCCGCCGCACCTGCGAACCGGCCTGGAGCCGCCGCGGGATGTGGAACCGCGCCTACTACGAAGCGCGCGTGCCGGGCGTCCCGACGATGCTGCTCGAACTCTTGTCGCACCAGAATTTCGCCGACATGCGCCTGGGGCACGACCCGCGCTTTAAGTTCCTCGTGAGCCGGGCTGTTTACAAGGGTATCCTGCGTTATGTCAGTTCGCAATACGATCTGCCCTATGTGGTCCAGCCGCTGCCGGTCGAGGCTTTCGCCGCGGAATTCGCCGGCGCCGGCGAGGTCGCGCTCTCGTGGAGCCCGGCGATGGACCCGCTCGAAGCGACCGCCGCGCCGACGGGCTATGTGGTCTACACGCGCGTGGACGACGGCGGTTTCGACAACGGCCGCTATGTCGACAAACCCCGCCTGACCGTCCGGCAGGAACCGGGGCGCACGTACAGTTACCGGGTCACCGCCGTCAACGAGGGCGGCGAGAGCTTCCCGAGCGAGACGCTCGCGGCCTGCCGCGTGCCCGACGAAAAGGGCTGCGTGCTGATCGTCAACGGGTTCGACCGCGTGAGCGCCCCGCAGAGCGAACGGAACGATTCGCTGGCCGGATTCCGCATGGACCTCGACGGAGGCGTTGCCGACCGGCAGGACATCGCCTTCATCGGAGCGCAGCGCGTCTTTGACCTCGCGCAGGCCCGCTGCAACGTCGACAGCGTCGCCCTCGGGGCCTGCGCGTGCGACTGGGAGACCGACGTGATCGGCGGCAATACGTTCGACTATCCGGCCCTGCACGGGCGTTCCGTCGCGGCGGCGGGCTACTCGTTCTGCTCGGCGTCGGCCCGGGCCGTGGAGCGGGGCGAGGTGTCGCTCGAAGCCTATCCGGCCGTCGACCTGATCCTGGGCAAGCAGCGCACCACGCCGCTGGGCCGCGGTGTGTGCGAGGCGGCCTTCCGGACCTTTCCGCCGGAGTTGCAGGCCGTCCTGCGGCGTTATCTGGCCGGCGGCGGAGGGCTTTTTGCATCGGGAAGCTACGTGGCGGCCGACCTCTGGGCCGAAGGGACCCCGGAGGAGGGGCGCGCGTTCGCCCGGGAGGTGCTCCGCATCGACTCCGACGGGGGACATCCCTCGGACCGCGGACGGGTGCGGGTTATGACTTCGGACGCGTCGTTTTCGCGCGGCGAATACCGCTTCAATACCGAGTACCGCCGCGACCGTTACGTCGTCGAGCGGGCCGATGCGCTGAAGCCCGCGGGTGCGGGGGCTTTAGCCGTGATGCGTTACGACGACAGCGGCCGCACGGCGGCCGTGGCCTGCGATGCCGGAGGACGGACTTTCGTCGCGGGGTTCCCCTTCGAGTCGATCCCCGACGGCGTGCAGCGCGACCGGCTGATGCGCGACGTGCTGCGGTTTTTGTTTTCCGATAAATAA
- a CDS encoding GNAT family N-acetyltransferase, translating to MELKLRTEQPADYRETENVTREAFWNLYSPGCCEHYLLHVMRDSPAFVPELDLVAERDGRIVGNVVSLRAVLHGDDGTDCEVLSLGPISVLPECQRQGIGGRLISRTRELARELGFRALLLCGDPDYYLYQGFVPAEMLGIRTADNMYAMALHVCELYDGALSGIRGRYVEDSIYDIDPSAAEAFDREFPAKGKVVGTESQRRFDEIVVVRRPAE from the coding sequence GTGGAACTGAAATTGAGAACCGAACAGCCTGCGGATTACCGCGAGACGGAGAACGTTACGCGGGAGGCGTTCTGGAACCTCTATTCGCCCGGATGTTGCGAGCACTACCTGTTGCATGTCATGCGTGACAGTCCGGCGTTTGTGCCCGAGTTGGATCTCGTGGCCGAGCGCGATGGGCGAATCGTGGGCAATGTCGTTTCCTTGCGCGCGGTTCTCCACGGTGACGACGGAACGGACTGTGAGGTGTTGAGCCTCGGGCCGATTTCGGTCCTGCCGGAGTGCCAGCGTCAGGGCATCGGCGGCCGGCTGATCTCCCGGACCCGCGAACTGGCCCGGGAACTGGGATTTCGGGCCTTGCTGCTCTGCGGCGACCCGGATTATTATTTGTATCAGGGCTTCGTTCCCGCCGAGATGCTGGGAATCCGCACGGCGGATAACATGTATGCCATGGCCCTGCACGTCTGTGAACTGTACGACGGTGCGTTGTCCGGCATTCGGGGGCGCTATGTCGAGGATTCGATTTACGACATCGACCCCTCCGCCGCCGAGGCTTTCGACCGGGAGTTTCCTGCGAAGGGGAAAGTTGTCGGAACGGAGTCGCAGCGGCGTTTCGACGAGATTGTCGTCGTGCGGCGGCCTGCGGAGTGA
- a CDS encoding GatB/YqeY domain-containing protein produces the protein MSLEQQISKGIMEAMKAKDTVRLSALRNAKKYIIEAKTAGPEIAELPDADVLKIISKLAKQGTDSAAIFSEQNRPDLASEELAQVAVFQEFLPRQLTPEELTAEVKALIAEVGATSMKEMGKVMGVASKRLAGRADGKDISAKVRELLA, from the coding sequence ATGTCGTTGGAACAGCAGATTTCGAAAGGAATCATGGAGGCCATGAAGGCCAAGGACACGGTGCGCCTGAGCGCGCTGCGCAATGCGAAGAAATACATCATCGAGGCCAAGACCGCAGGTCCGGAGATCGCCGAACTGCCCGACGCCGACGTGCTGAAGATCATCTCGAAGCTCGCCAAGCAGGGAACCGACTCGGCGGCGATCTTCTCCGAGCAAAACCGTCCCGACCTGGCGTCGGAGGAGCTGGCCCAGGTGGCCGTTTTCCAGGAGTTCCTGCCCAGGCAGCTCACCCCGGAGGAACTGACCGCCGAGGTCAAGGCCCTGATCGCCGAGGTCGGCGCCACGTCGATGAAGGAGATGGGCAAGGTGATGGGCGTGGCTTCGAAGAGGCTCGCGGGCCGCGCCGACGGCAAGGACATTTCGGCCAAGGTTAGGGAGCTGCTGGCTTAA
- a CDS encoding MFS transporter — MNRAGRTVYPILLMVCATHLLNDMMQSVIPAVYPLLKEKFGFTFAQIGLITLVFQLTSSLLQPVAGRLADLHPRPYSLAAGMCFTLCGLLALAAAPGFALILVSVGLIGCGSSVFHPESSRVAQLASGGRKGLAQSIFQVGGNAGSAMGPLLAALIVIPFGQASIGWFALAALLAIFILVKIGNWYKRQLALAARRPAVAADTTGPGLSKRKIRNALIILGVLVFSKYFYIASMTNYFTFFLMDKFSMSVQGAQYALFAFLAASAAGTFIGGPVGDRIGRKYVIWGSILGAAPFTLMLPYAGLTGTIVLAVIIGLVISSAFSAILVYATDLMPGKVGMIAGVFFGLMFGLGGLGSAFFGWLADRTSIEFIFRVSTLLPLLGIITGFLPNIELKRDEK, encoded by the coding sequence ATGAACCGGGCGGGCAGGACGGTCTATCCGATCCTGCTGATGGTCTGCGCCACCCATCTGCTCAATGACATGATGCAGTCCGTCATTCCGGCGGTCTATCCGCTCCTTAAGGAGAAATTCGGCTTCACGTTTGCCCAGATCGGCCTCATCACACTGGTTTTCCAACTAACCTCGTCGCTTCTGCAACCTGTCGCCGGGCGGCTGGCCGACCTCCATCCGCGGCCCTATTCGCTGGCCGCGGGGATGTGTTTCACGCTGTGCGGACTGCTTGCGCTCGCCGCCGCTCCCGGCTTCGCCCTGATTTTGGTGTCGGTCGGACTGATCGGCTGCGGTTCGTCGGTCTTCCATCCCGAATCCTCGCGCGTGGCCCAGCTCGCCTCGGGAGGTCGCAAAGGGCTGGCGCAGTCGATCTTTCAGGTCGGCGGCAATGCCGGAAGCGCCATGGGGCCCCTGCTGGCCGCGCTGATCGTGATTCCGTTCGGGCAGGCTTCGATCGGTTGGTTCGCACTGGCCGCGCTGCTGGCCATCTTCATCCTCGTAAAGATCGGGAACTGGTACAAACGGCAACTGGCTTTGGCAGCCCGCAGGCCCGCCGTTGCGGCGGATACCACGGGGCCCGGACTCTCGAAACGTAAAATTCGGAATGCGCTCATTATCCTGGGCGTGCTGGTTTTCTCGAAGTATTTCTACATCGCCTCGATGACCAACTATTTCACCTTTTTCCTGATGGACAAATTCTCGATGTCGGTGCAGGGAGCGCAGTATGCGCTTTTCGCTTTCCTCGCGGCTTCGGCGGCGGGGACCTTCATCGGCGGGCCGGTCGGCGACCGCATCGGACGTAAATACGTGATATGGGGCTCGATCCTCGGTGCGGCGCCCTTTACGCTGATGCTTCCCTATGCCGGCCTGACCGGGACCATCGTGCTGGCCGTCATCATCGGACTGGTCATCTCGTCGGCCTTCTCGGCCATTCTGGTCTATGCCACCGACCTGATGCCCGGCAAGGTCGGCATGATCGCCGGGGTCTTCTTCGGGCTGATGTTCGGACTGGGCGGCCTCGGCTCGGCCTTCTTCGGGTGGCTGGCCGACCGGACGAGCATCGAATTTATTTTCCGGGTCAGCACCCTGCTGCCCCTGCTGGGCATCATCACGGGCTTTTTACCCAACATAGAATTGAAAAGAGATGAAAAATAA
- a CDS encoding CatB-related O-acetyltransferase, with protein MKNKIYPREGDRQTVYLKEVVCDPNIEVGEWTIYNDFAADPVDFERNNVLYHYPVNGDRLVIGKFCSLACGARFLFNSANHTLKSLSTYPFPIFWGEEWGIDKSEVASAWDNRGDIVVGNDVWIGYEAVVMAGVTIGDGAIVASRAVVTCDVPPYAIVGGVPAKVIKYRFDPATVESLLAIKWWEWPAETIRRALPLIRGGKAEELALFAENEIDG; from the coding sequence ATGAAAAATAAGATATATCCCCGCGAGGGGGACCGGCAGACGGTCTATCTGAAAGAGGTCGTCTGCGACCCGAATATCGAGGTGGGGGAGTGGACGATCTACAACGATTTCGCGGCCGACCCCGTCGATTTCGAACGCAACAACGTGCTGTATCACTATCCGGTGAACGGCGACCGGCTGGTCATCGGGAAATTCTGCTCGCTGGCCTGCGGCGCGCGGTTCCTCTTCAACAGCGCCAACCATACGCTCAAATCGCTGTCCACCTATCCGTTCCCGATTTTCTGGGGCGAGGAGTGGGGCATCGACAAGTCGGAGGTGGCTTCGGCGTGGGACAACCGGGGCGACATCGTTGTCGGCAATGACGTGTGGATCGGTTACGAAGCGGTCGTGATGGCGGGCGTTACGATCGGTGACGGGGCGATCGTCGCCTCACGGGCCGTTGTGACGTGCGATGTGCCGCCCTATGCCATCGTCGGAGGCGTTCCGGCCAAGGTCATCAAATACCGCTTCGATCCGGCGACGGTCGAAAGCCTGCTTGCGATAAAATGGTGGGAGTGGCCTGCGGAGACGATCCGCCGGGCTTTGCCCCTGATCCGCGGCGGGAAGGCCGAAGAGCTGGCGCTATTTGCGGAAAATGAAATAGACGGCTAA
- a CDS encoding DMT family protein: MFRGLATVLLLVVSNAFMTLAWYGHIAFKSRLERFGLTAIVLLSWGIALFEYCFQVPANRIGSAEFGGPFSIWELKVIQEVVSLSVFTVFALVFMKSDTLRWNHLAGFLCLVLAVYFIFRK, translated from the coding sequence ATGTTTCGGGGTCTCGCCACCGTTCTGCTGCTCGTCGTCTCCAACGCCTTTATGACGCTGGCGTGGTACGGGCATATCGCCTTCAAATCACGGCTCGAACGCTTCGGGCTGACGGCCATCGTTCTGTTGAGCTGGGGCATCGCGCTGTTCGAATACTGCTTCCAGGTCCCCGCCAACCGCATCGGCAGCGCCGAATTCGGAGGTCCGTTCTCGATCTGGGAACTCAAGGTGATTCAGGAGGTCGTATCGCTCTCGGTCTTCACCGTCTTCGCGCTGGTCTTTATGAAATCCGACACCCTGCGCTGGAACCACCTCGCGGGATTCCTCTGCCTGGTTTTAGCCGTCTATTTCATTTTCCGCAAATAG